In Saccharothrix syringae, the following are encoded in one genomic region:
- a CDS encoding FAD-dependent oxidoreductase, with amino-acid sequence MTTPPVARASILTVDDDPNVSRAVARDLRRRYGGDYRVVRAESGPQALDALREIKLRGEEVAALLADYRMPGMSGIEFLEAAMDLFPAARRVLLTAYADTDAAIRAINVVDLDHYLLKPWDPPEEKLYPVLDGLLEAWAVSDRGSARQVRVVGHRWSARSYEVRDFLARNSVPFRWHAVDDGDPETGRLLAAAGQDGARLPVVVTAEGRALVEPGDAELAAEVGLSTRPSTDFYDLVVVGGGPAGLGAAVYGGSEGLRTVLVERRATGGQAGTSSRIENYLGFPDGVSGEQLTERARRQALKFDVEVLTACDVVGLEARGAARVVRLGDGTELAAHTVILATGVSYRRLDAPGLGALTGRGVYYGAATTEGPHCAGQDVYLVGGANSAGQAALYFAAHATRVVLVVRGDSLERSMSHYLVQQLARVPNIEVRTCTEVVGGTGEEHLETLTLRHNKTGETTTVPASWLFAFIGAAPHTDWLDGTVARDERGFVLAGPDLVADGRPPAGWGLDRPPYHLETSLPGVFAAGDVRAESVKRVASAVGDGAMAVSLVHRYLERS; translated from the coding sequence ATGACGACACCCCCAGTCGCCCGCGCCTCGATCCTGACCGTGGACGACGACCCGAACGTGTCCCGGGCCGTGGCGCGCGACCTGCGCCGCCGCTACGGCGGGGACTACCGGGTCGTCCGCGCCGAGTCCGGGCCCCAGGCCCTGGACGCGCTGCGCGAGATCAAGCTGCGCGGCGAGGAGGTCGCCGCCCTGCTGGCCGACTACCGGATGCCCGGCATGAGCGGCATCGAGTTCCTGGAAGCCGCGATGGACCTGTTCCCGGCCGCGCGGCGGGTGCTGCTCACCGCCTACGCCGACACCGACGCGGCGATCCGCGCGATCAACGTGGTGGACCTCGACCACTACCTGCTCAAGCCGTGGGACCCGCCGGAGGAGAAGCTGTACCCGGTGCTCGACGGCCTGCTGGAGGCGTGGGCGGTCAGCGACCGCGGCTCGGCGCGGCAGGTGCGCGTGGTCGGGCACCGCTGGTCGGCCCGCTCCTACGAGGTGCGCGACTTCCTGGCCCGCAACTCGGTGCCGTTCCGCTGGCACGCCGTGGACGACGGCGACCCGGAGACCGGGCGGCTGCTGGCCGCGGCCGGGCAGGACGGCGCGCGGCTGCCCGTCGTGGTCACCGCCGAGGGCCGGGCCCTGGTCGAGCCGGGCGACGCCGAGCTGGCCGCCGAGGTCGGCCTGAGCACGCGCCCGTCCACCGACTTCTACGACCTGGTCGTGGTCGGCGGCGGGCCCGCGGGCCTGGGCGCCGCGGTGTACGGCGGCTCGGAGGGCCTGCGCACCGTGCTGGTCGAGCGCCGCGCCACCGGCGGCCAGGCGGGCACCAGCAGCCGCATCGAGAACTACCTGGGCTTCCCCGACGGCGTGTCCGGCGAGCAGCTGACCGAGCGGGCCCGCAGGCAGGCGCTGAAGTTCGACGTGGAGGTGCTGACCGCCTGCGACGTGGTCGGCCTGGAGGCCCGCGGCGCGGCGCGCGTGGTGCGGCTGGGCGACGGCACCGAGCTGGCCGCGCACACCGTCATCCTCGCCACCGGCGTGTCCTACCGCAGGCTCGACGCGCCCGGCCTGGGCGCGCTCACCGGCCGCGGCGTGTACTACGGCGCGGCCACCACCGAGGGCCCGCACTGCGCCGGCCAGGACGTCTACCTGGTCGGCGGCGCCAACTCCGCGGGCCAGGCCGCGCTGTACTTCGCCGCCCACGCCACCCGCGTGGTGCTCGTGGTGCGCGGCGACTCGCTGGAGCGGTCGATGTCGCACTACCTCGTCCAGCAGCTCGCCCGGGTGCCCAACATCGAGGTCCGCACCTGCACCGAGGTCGTCGGCGGCACGGGGGAGGAGCACCTGGAGACGCTGACCCTGCGGCACAACAAGACCGGCGAGACGACGACCGTGCCCGCGTCGTGGCTGTTCGCGTTCATCGGCGCGGCACCGCACACCGACTGGCTCGACGGCACCGTGGCCCGCGACGAGCGCGGGTTCGTGCTCGCCGGGCCCGACCTGGTCGCCGACGGCCGCCCGCCCGCGGGCTGGGGCCTCGACCGGCCGCCCTACCACCTGGAGACGAGCCTGCCGGGCGTGTTCGCGGCGGGCGACGTGCGCGCCGAGTCGGTCAAGCGGGTCGCCTCGGCCGTGGGCGACGGCGCGATGGCCGTGTCCCTGGTCCACCGCTACCTGGAGCGCTCCTGA
- a CDS encoding ATP-binding protein has translation MDADDLRGLFLFEHLSEEQLAWLVAHGQVETHPAGTCLLREGEPATCFFVLLDGTVALGRTIGGQRVETNRTSHRGAYFGATQAYVSADLPAGKTYEMTADAVTDVRLYQLPADDFGEMFRTWFPMAMHLLEGLFFGMRNTQRIVGQRERLLALGALSAGLTHELNNPAAAAVRATAALRERVAGMRHKLALLAGGSIDPKTLTTLVRLQENAVEQVAKAPKLGPMQAADLEDEVGDWLAGHGIDGGWDLAPVLVAGGLDVEWLERAVGECPATATEAAVRWLAYTVETETLMNEVEDAATRVSTLVGAAKQYSQVDRAPFQVVDVHELLDSTLVMLGGKLGDGVRVVTDYDRSLPPLPAYAAELNQVWTNLVDNAVAAMDGRGTLTVRTARDGDHLLVEVGDTGTGIPPEVKPRIFEPFFTTKAVGEGTGLGLDITWRIVVERHRGDIRVESRPGDTRFQVRLPLSAGPASDGAGGVA, from the coding sequence ATGGACGCCGACGACCTGCGCGGGCTGTTCCTGTTCGAGCACCTGTCCGAGGAGCAGCTGGCCTGGCTGGTCGCCCACGGCCAGGTCGAGACCCACCCGGCGGGCACCTGCCTGCTGCGCGAGGGCGAGCCCGCGACCTGCTTCTTCGTGCTGCTCGACGGCACCGTCGCGCTCGGCCGCACCATCGGCGGCCAGCGGGTGGAGACCAACCGCACCTCCCACCGCGGCGCCTACTTCGGCGCCACCCAGGCGTACGTGAGCGCGGACCTCCCGGCCGGCAAGACCTACGAGATGACTGCGGACGCGGTCACCGACGTGCGGCTCTACCAGCTGCCCGCCGACGACTTCGGCGAGATGTTCCGCACCTGGTTCCCGATGGCCATGCACCTGCTGGAGGGCCTGTTCTTCGGGATGCGCAACACCCAGCGGATCGTGGGACAGCGGGAGCGGCTGCTCGCCCTGGGCGCCCTGTCGGCCGGGCTGACCCACGAGCTGAACAACCCCGCCGCGGCCGCCGTGCGGGCCACCGCGGCGCTGCGCGAGCGCGTGGCCGGGATGCGGCACAAGCTCGCCCTGCTCGCCGGCGGGTCGATCGACCCGAAGACCCTGACCACGCTGGTGCGGCTCCAGGAGAACGCGGTCGAGCAGGTCGCCAAGGCGCCCAAGCTCGGCCCCATGCAGGCCGCCGACCTGGAGGACGAGGTCGGCGACTGGCTGGCAGGCCACGGCATCGACGGCGGCTGGGACCTCGCGCCCGTGCTGGTCGCGGGCGGCCTGGACGTCGAGTGGCTGGAGCGGGCGGTGGGCGAGTGCCCGGCCACCGCCACCGAGGCCGCCGTGCGCTGGCTGGCCTACACGGTGGAGACCGAGACCCTGATGAACGAGGTCGAGGACGCCGCCACCAGGGTGTCCACCCTGGTCGGCGCGGCCAAGCAGTACTCGCAGGTCGACCGCGCCCCGTTCCAGGTCGTCGACGTGCACGAGCTGCTGGACTCCACGCTGGTCATGCTCGGCGGCAAGCTGGGCGACGGCGTCCGGGTGGTCACCGACTACGACCGGTCCCTGCCGCCGCTGCCCGCCTACGCCGCCGAGCTGAACCAGGTGTGGACCAACCTGGTGGACAACGCGGTGGCCGCCATGGACGGCCGCGGCACCCTCACCGTGCGCACCGCCCGCGACGGCGACCACCTGCTGGTCGAGGTCGGCGACACCGGCACGGGCATCCCGCCCGAGGTCAAGCCCAGGATCTTCGAGCCGTTCTTCACCACCAAGGCGGTGGGCGAGGGCACCGGGCTGGGTTTGGACATCACCTGGCGCATCGTGGTCGAACGCCACCGCGGCGACATCCGCGTCGAGTCCCGGCCCGGCGACACCCGCTTCCAGGTCCGGCTGCCGCTGTCGGCGGGACCCGCGTCGGACGGGGCCGGAGGCGTCGCGTAG